A window from Kwoniella pini CBS 10737 chromosome 1, complete sequence encodes these proteins:
- a CDS encoding 60S ribosomal protein eL13, with amino-acid sequence MVKHNNQLPKNHFHKDWQRRVKTWFDQPGKKKSRRVARSKKALATGAAPLQRLRPAVRCPTQRYNIRIREGRGFTLSELKLAGIRKKEAKGLGISVDHRRRSKSEEGQVLNVDRLKEYKSRLVVFPRKQGKPKSGDAQGDDLTSHITRESLPLPASYTAEAPRAITEEEKSTTAFVTLRHARAAQRNEGARQKRLKEKEAAEKQK; translated from the exons ATGGTCAAGCACAACAATCAATTACCAAAAAACCATTTCCACAAGGATTGGCAACGACGGGTCAAGACCTGG TTCGACCAACCTGGTAAAAAGAAGTCTAGAAGAGTAGCAAGATCTAAGAAAGCTCTCGCTACTGGAGCTGCTCCTCTTCAAAGACTTAGACCTGCTGTCCGATGCCCTACTCAACGATACAACATTCGAATTAGAG AGGGACGAGGTTTCACTCTTTCCGAACTTAAACTTGCTGGTAtcagaaagaaggaagCTAAAGGTCTTGGAATTTCCGTTGATCACAGAAGACGATCCAAGtctgaagaaggtcaagTTTTAAACGTTGACAGATTAAAGGAATACAAATCTCGATTAGTTGTTTTCCCAAGAAAACAAGGTAAACCTAAATCTGGTGATgctcaa GGTGACGATCTCACTTCTCACATCACTAGAGAAtcacttcctcttcctgCATCTTACACCGCTGAAGCTCCTCGAGCTATcactgaagaagagaaatcaACTACTGCTTTCGTTACTCTCAGACATGCTAGAGCCGCTCAAAGAAATGAAGGTGCTAGACAAAAGAGACTTAAGGAGAAGGAGGCCGCTGAAAAGCAAAAATAA
- a CDS encoding ribosome biogenesis protein NSA2, translating into MDEHRKRHGRRMDYEEKKRKRTAREAHKASADAQKIFGHKAKLQHAKRHAEKVQMKKTLKAHDERNVKQKDDGAVKEGALPTYLLDREGQKDAKALSTAVKDRRKDRAAKYSVPLPKVRGIAEEEMFKVIKTGKHKGKSWKRMVNKATFVGEGFTRKPVKLERFIRPMGLRMTKANVTHPELKTTFQLPILGVKKNPQSPLYTSLGVLTKGTIVEVNVSELGMVTTGGKVVWSKYAQITNNPENDGCINSVLLV; encoded by the exons ATGGATGAGCACCGTAAACGACATGGTCGTCGTATGGATTACgaggagaagaa GCGAAAGAGAACCGCTAGAGAAGCCCACAAAGCATCTGCTGATGCTCAGAAGATATTCGGTCataaagctaaattacAACATGCTAAGAGACATGCAGAGAAGGtacaaatgaagaagacgCTCAAAGCTCACGATGAGAGGAATGTTAAGCAAAAAGACGATGGAGCTGTTAAAGAGGGCGCATTACCAACTTATTTATTGGACAGAGAGGGTCAAAAG GACGCAAAAGCCTTGTCTACCGCTGTCAAAGATCGACGAAAGGATCGAGCCGCCAAATACTCTGTACCATTACCCAAAGTCAGAGGTAttgcagaagaagaaatgttCAAAGTTATCAAGACTGGTAAACACAAGGGAAAGAGTTGGAAGAGAATGGTCAATAAGGCTACATTTGTAGGAGAGGGATTCACGAGAAAACCTGTGAAACTCGAG CGATTCATTCGACCTATGGGTTTG CGTATGACAAAGGCCAATGTCACACATC CTGAACTCAAAACAACATTCCAACTTCCTATTCTGGGCGTGAAGAAGAACCCTCAATCACCATTATATACTTCTCTGG GTGTACTCACCAAAGGTACGATCGTAGAAGTAAATGTCAGTGAATTGGGTATGGTCACAACTGGAGGAAAGGTTGTTTGGTCCA AATACGCACAAATAACCAACAACCCAG AAAATGATGGATGTATCAATTCTGTCCTCCTTGTCTAG